DNA sequence from the Actinacidiphila yeochonensis CN732 genome:
GCATCCGCGATACACGGGGTGCCCGCGACGCCGGGAAAAAAGAGGTGCAGTGGCGGCCCCGGGGGGGGATGGGGGCCGCCACGCATCACCTACGTTACGCGTCTTCGGCCGCGCATGTGCACAACGCGGGTTTTTCGGCGTGGCGAAGTTGCCGCGGGCCGCTCCTCGCGGTTGTCGGCGGGGCGGCCGCGCGAAGCACCGGAGGGCGCCCACGGGACGCTCACGGACGCCCAGGAGACGTCGGCGGGATGCTCCGAGGCGCGAGTCCGCCGCGAGCCGCCGCGGGACCGTCTGCCCGGCGCATGGGAACGACGACCGGGCCGGGGGCCACGGGGGAGGCCACCGACCCGGTCGGCACTGGGCGCAGGGACCCGGCGGCGCCGCGCTCCCGCAAGGGGTGTCCGCCCTAGAAGGGCGCTTCGGCTGCCGTCGTGGTCCGCTGGCGGACACCTGTCATGGTGGCCCGCGCAGGGGCCTCCGTCAACGGAGGTAAACAAGACATCAGACGCTGTTCATTCTGGCTCAATCGGTTCTCGACGGTCCCACTGCTACCGATGTCACCTCTGTCACCGCTGTTCCCTCCAGATCCCGTACGCCCCGCGCCCCGCCCGCCCGGTGGCACCGTGTCCCCGCCCCCGACCTCCGCTGCCCGCGCCCTCGCCTGTGCAAGCGCCCGGCCCCTGGACGCGGCCGGGGAGTGCGACCGCGTCCAGGGGCCGGCTGGGGAGTGCGGGCAGCGGCATGGCTCAGGCCGCCGAGGCGGCACCCTCCACGGCCAGGGCGGCGAACCGCAGGGCCACCCGGCGCCACACCTCGGCCGAGCCGGCGTCGTCGGCGAGCGCCGCCCGGTGCAGGAGCTCCCGGTCGACGCCGTACGGGCTCAGCCGCCCGGTGTCCCACCCGGCGATGCGCTCCGCGCTCGACTCGGGGTGGAACTGCACCCCCCACGCCCGGTCGCCCAGCCGGAACGCCTGGTACGGGCACCCGTCCGAGGCCGCCAGCCACACCGCGTCCGGGGGAAGCCCGGTGATCGCGTCCACGTGGTTCTCGATCGCCCTGGGGTGCTCCGGCAGCCCCCGGAAGAGCGGATCGTCGGAAGCCTCCCGCCGCAGGGTCAGCTCGGTGCTGCCGAACTCCGGCTGCCCGTGGCTGCCGCGCACGGCGCCACCGCCCACCTGGGCCAGCAACTGGCCGCCCAGGCAGATGCCGAAGACCGGCACGCCCTCCGCCAGCGCCTCCCGCGCCAGGTCGCGGGTCCGCGCCAGCCAGGGTGCCCGCTCGTCGTCGTCCGGCAGGAAACCGCCGCCCAGGACCACCAGCGCCTGGTACGCGGGCCGCAGCCGCTCCGGCAGCACCTCGCCCCGGTACGGGTGCACCACCGCCGCGGCCAGCCCGCCCTCCGCCAACCAGGGCTCCCAGCGCCCCAGGCCCCCCGAGGGGATGTTCTGCACCACCAGTGCCGTCGCCGCCATACCGCGCCGCCTCTCCGCTCACCGCCGTCCGGCCCTCCGGGATAGGCCCGGGAGGCCCGCGTCACGCCACCCATCCAACGCCACGCCCCCGTCCCCCCGTCGCCCGCCCCGGCGCTGCCTCCCGTGGCGGAGGCGCCGGGGCGGGCGACGGCTCGGCAAGGCGCGTCCCGGGGGGTACGGGGTACGCCGGTGTGCGCGTGTGCGCCCTGGACGCCCCCCGGAGCGGCGGTCCTAGCTTCGGGGGATTCCGCCCTGCCCGTTCCGGGAGAAGCGAGGACGTACCGTGGCCGAGATCCCGCCGCCGCCCGACATCCTGTCGCCCGAGTTCGCCGCCGATCCGTACGCCGCCTACCGGGTGCTGCGCGAGCACTACCCGGTGTACTTCCACGAAGGCACCGCGAGTTGGCTGCTGTCCCGCTACGACGACGTCGAACGGGCTTTCCGCGAGCCGGTGTTCACCACCGACAACTACGACTGGCAGCTGGAGCCGGTGCACGGCGGCCGCACCATCGTGCAGATGAGCGGCCACGAGCACGCGGTCAAACGGGCCCTGGTCGCACCGGCCTTCCGGGGCCGGGAGCTGCGGGAACGGTTCCTGCCGGTGATCGAGCGCAACGCCCGCGAGCTCATCGACGCCTTCCGGGACCGCTCCCGGGCCGACCTGGTGGACGCCTTCGCCACCCGCTTCCCGGTCAACGTCATCGTCGACATGCTCGGCCTGGACCGGGCCGACCACGACCGCTTCCACACCTGGTACGACGCGGTGGTCGGCTACCTCGCCAACATCGGGCAGGACCCGGCCGTCGCCGAGGCGGGCCTGCGGGCCGGGGCGGAGCTGCGCGCCTACCTGCTGCCGATCATCCACCGGCGGCGCGCCCACCCCGGCGACGACCTGCTGTCCAGCCTCTGCACGGCCGAGGTGGACGGCACCCGGATGAGCGACCAGGACATCACGTCGTTCGTGAGTCTGCTGCTGTCGGCGGGCGGTGAGACCACCGACAAGGCCCTCAGCGGCATGTTCCGCAACCTGCTGCTCCACCCCGACCAGTTGGCGGCGGTGCGCACCAACCGCTCGCTGGTCGCCGCCGCGTTCGCCGAGTCGCTGCGGTTCACCCCGCCGCTCCAGATGATCATGCGGCAGCCCGCGCGGGACGTCGTCGTGGACGGCGTCACCCTGCCCGCCGGCTCCACCGTCACCTGCCTGATCGGCTCGGCCAACCGCGACCCCGGCCACTTCGCGCACCCCGACCGGTTCGACGTCTTCCGCGACGACCTGTCGGCGGACACCGCGTTCAGCGCCGCCGCGGACCACCTCGCGTTCGCCCTGGGACGGCACTTCTGCGTGGGCGCCCTGCTGGCCAAGGCGGAGGTGGAGGTCGGCGCCAACCAGCTGCTCGACGCGTTCAGCGAGCTGGACTTCGCGGACGGCGCGCCGCCCCACGAGGCGGGGGTGTTCGTCCGCGGCCTGAGGGAGCTGCCGCTGCGGATCACCCCGTCCTGACGGGCCGTGCTCCGGGCCGGGCGCGTCGCCCCGGCCCGGAGCAACCCTGCCCGCCGACCCGCCGACCCGCCGACCCGCCGACCCGCCGACGCGCCGACCCGCCGACGGGCAGGCCAGCTGACGGGCCGGACGGGCCGTCAGCCGGTCCGTCTTCCCGGTGCACCCTTGCCCGCGCGCTGATCCCCACCCCTCCGCCGGCCCCCACCTCGCCCCGTCCGCCCGGCGCCCGCCCGTCGCCCGTCCGCTGTCCGGCCCCCGTCCGCGCCCGCGCCCGCCCGCTCACCCTGACGGCGCAGCACCGCGCCTCCGCGCGAGCCCGACCGGAGCGTCACGGGGGCCGTCGTCGTCGCGTGGCATTCGGGTGGCCGCGCCGTGCCCGATCCGTGACGTGTGCCGTCCGTCCGGCCGGGCAGAAGGGCCGGGCGGAACCGTCCTCCCGGGGCGGCGGCCCTGAACGCGAGACCCGCCCCCGGTGGTGGCCCGCCGCCGGAGCCGGGTGACGCAGCGTCGCGTCCACCCCCGCGCTTCATGTGACAACCTCATTTCGCGAAGAGATGTAGACCACACCGCCGTCAACGCGGCGGTCTAGACTCAGCCCGCGTGGCTTGTGCGATCAAGCCGGGAGCAGGCCGGGAGCAGGCCGCACCGTGCCCGACTCCGAAAGGGCGATCGGACCTTTGATAGAGATCGACTCGATTACCAAGCGCTACGCTGACGGGACCGTCGCGGTGGACGGCCTGTCGCTGGCCGTACCCGACGGTTCGGTGACCGTGCTGGTCGGGCCGTCCGGCTGCGGCAAGACCACCACCCTGCGCATGATCAACCGGATGGTCGAGCCCTCCTCCGGCCGCATCCTGCTCGACGGCCAGGACGTGCTCCAGCAGCCGGTGAACACGCTGCGCCGGTCCATGGGCTACGTCATCCAGAACGCCGGCCTCTTCCCGCACCGCACCATCGTGGACAACATCGCCACGGTG
Encoded proteins:
- a CDS encoding type 1 glutamine amidotransferase produces the protein MAATALVVQNIPSGGLGRWEPWLAEGGLAAAVVHPYRGEVLPERLRPAYQALVVLGGGFLPDDDERAPWLARTRDLAREALAEGVPVFGICLGGQLLAQVGGGAVRGSHGQPEFGSTELTLRREASDDPLFRGLPEHPRAIENHVDAITGLPPDAVWLAASDGCPYQAFRLGDRAWGVQFHPESSAERIAGWDTGRLSPYGVDRELLHRAALADDAGSAEVWRRVALRFAALAVEGAASAA
- a CDS encoding cytochrome P450; amino-acid sequence: MAEIPPPPDILSPEFAADPYAAYRVLREHYPVYFHEGTASWLLSRYDDVERAFREPVFTTDNYDWQLEPVHGGRTIVQMSGHEHAVKRALVAPAFRGRELRERFLPVIERNARELIDAFRDRSRADLVDAFATRFPVNVIVDMLGLDRADHDRFHTWYDAVVGYLANIGQDPAVAEAGLRAGAELRAYLLPIIHRRRAHPGDDLLSSLCTAEVDGTRMSDQDITSFVSLLLSAGGETTDKALSGMFRNLLLHPDQLAAVRTNRSLVAAAFAESLRFTPPLQMIMRQPARDVVVDGVTLPAGSTVTCLIGSANRDPGHFAHPDRFDVFRDDLSADTAFSAAADHLAFALGRHFCVGALLAKAEVEVGANQLLDAFSELDFADGAPPHEAGVFVRGLRELPLRITPS